The bacterium nucleotide sequence CCAGAAGGGGAAGATGTCGCTATTCGACCACGAGGAGCCGACCTGCTCGGTGACCACGCTGACGTCGCCGTACTGGTTGATCCAGTTCACGACCAGGTTCTTGAACCAGGCGCTCTGCGGATCGAAGAAGAGCTTCATGTCCCAGCCGGCCGGCGGATTGGAGCTGACCTCGTAGCCGATCATGTCCAGGTTGAAGTAGCCGGCGATGTTCATGCCCGCATCCATCAGCGCTGCGACGTGGTGCTTGCTGCCCAGCATCCAGAGCTCTTCGCCGCCCCAGAGGCAGAGCTCGACGTCCTGGCGAACGGGCTTGTTGCCCAGGATGCGCGCGATCTCGAGCAGGCTGGCGACGCCGCTGCCGTTGTCGTTGGCCGCCGGCGCCGGCGCCTGCGGGTTGTCCCAGCTCGACGGCGTGCTGAGGCGGTTGATGCTGTCCCAGTGGGCGCCGATCATGATGAGGGCGTCGGCGTTCTGCCCATCTCGCCGCGCGATGACATTCCAGCAGGGCACGACGCCGAGGGTGTCCTGCACGATCGTGAAGGGCTCGAGGGCGACGTCCCAGCCGTAGCTCTCCAGCGAGTCGCGCAGCGCATTCGCGATCCAGCCCGAGCGCGCCAGCGCCGAGCCCACGAAGCGCGTGCCCTCGGCGGTGCCGTTGCCCGGGTTCGGGTCGCCGATGTTCTCGAGCCAGTGGATCGTGTTCAGCATGCGGATGCGATCCACTTGTCCCTGCAGGCTGACGATGAAGGGATCCTGCGCGGCGGCGGGGGCGGCGGCGAGGGCGAACGCGAGGGCGAGGAGGAGTCGGCGCACGGGGACCTTCCTGCTGCGATTGGGGTGGGCGTCGACCAGGAGTATAGCCCATCGGCCCCAGGGCGCGGAAGCGGTGGCGGTGAAGGCGCAAAGCGGATCGCCATAGCGAGTTAGCATCGGCCACGGGAGGGAACGCAGGGGACACCGGGGCCGCCGCGCCGGGTCGCCGGCGAGTCGGCGGGCCGCTCCGGCGCGGCCGGGGCTTTCCCGACGCGCTCGCAGGGCCTACTCTGTGCCGGTGCCTGCGGGGAGGGAGCGATGCGCGCCGAGCGGATTCTCGAGACCTGCCTCTACGTCGACGACCTGGATGCCGCCGAAGCCTTCTACACCCGGGTGCTGGGCCTGGCGCTCATCGGCCAGGACCCCGCTCGGCACCGCTTCTTCCGCTGCGGCGAGGGCGTGCTGCTGCTCTTCAACCCGGCCTTGACCGTGGCCGACGGCAAGGCGCCACCCCACGGCGCCCAGGGGCCGGGCCACCTCACCTTCGCGATGGCAGCGAGCGAGGCGCCGGCCTGGCGCGCCTGGCTGCGCGAGCAGGGCGTCGCGATCGAGCGCGAGGTGGGCTGGCCGGGTGGCGGCCTCAGTCTCTATTTCCGCGATCCGTCGGGGAACAGCCTCGAGCTGGCCACGCCGTCGCTCTGGTTCCCCGAGGCCTAGCGCCGCGTCCGCGCGAGCGCCGGCCTTTGTGTTGACCGCCCGCCGGGGGCCGCGTACAAGGATGCCGTGAACACCTTCCAGCAGACCAGCCTCTTCCTCGGCCGCAGCGTGATCGGACTGCTCGAGGAGATCGGCGGCGGCGCGATGCTCTCCTGGCGCGTCCTGCGCGTGACGCCCCAGCTCCCGCGCACCTGGCGTCTCACCCTGGACCAGATGCTCGAGATCGGCAATCGCTCGATGCCGCTTGTCTTCGTGGTCTCCGTGTTCACGGGCGCGGTGACGGCCGTGCAGGCCAGCTACCAGTTCCAGGCCTGGGTACCGCTCATCCTGCTCAGCAGCACCGTGCACCGCTCGGTGATCATCGAGCTGGGGCCCGTACTCACCGCCCTCGTGGTGGGCGGGCGCGTCTCGGCCTCGATCGCTGCCGAGCTGGGCACGATGAAGGTGACCGAGCAGGTCGACGCCCTCGAGGCGATGGCGATCGACCCCGTGCGCTACCTCGTGCTGCCGCGCTTCTGGGCGGCGACGATCATGCTGCCCGTCATCACGGCCCTCGCCAACGTGCTCGCGATGGGGGGCGCCTACGTCGTCGCCATGCTCACGGTGGACGGCATGACGCACCACCTCTTCATGGAGGGGG carries:
- a CDS encoding M28 family peptidase, whose translation is MLTRYGDPLCAFTATASAPWGRWAILLVDAHPNRSRKVPVRRLLLALAFALAAAPAAAQDPFIVSLQGQVDRIRMLNTIHWLENIGDPNPGNGTAEGTRFVGSALARSGWIANALRDSLESYGWDVALEPFTIVQDTLGVVPCWNVIARRDGQNADALIMIGAHWDSINRLSTPSSWDNPQAPAPAANDNGSGVASLLEIARILGNKPVRQDVELCLWGGEELWMLGSKHHVAALMDAGMNIAGYFNLDMIGYEVSSNPPAGWDMKLFFDPQSAWFKNLVVNWINQYGDVSVVTEQVGSSWSNSDIFPFWQRHRPAVGFWEGEDHAPDYDNCCDTVVNNYGCNDCGSGLFLAEMCRIALACFAEWADVRQGTAVDPLPGGGLTLDAWPNPFRAGEGASLRLALAGALPGAGRLEIFDVGGRRLRSLALDGSEARWDGRDDSGAELPAGVYLARPAGLPATASQRIVLLR
- a CDS encoding ABC transporter permease, with the translated sequence MGLLEEIGGGAMLSWRVLRVTPQLPRTWRLTLDQMLEIGNRSMPLVFVVSVFTGAVTAVQASYQFQAWVPLILLSSTVHRSVIIELGPVLTALVVGGRVSASIAAELGTMKVTEQVDALEAMAIDPVRYLVLPRFWAATIMLPVITALANVLAMGGAYVVAMLTVDGMTHHLFMEGVKLHFYVKDLVAGLTKALFFGMIIASAGSFYGLRAGGGAEGVGRATMKAVVANCLMILVLDYFLAAVLFQMIFGGGQ
- a CDS encoding glyoxalase/bleomycin resistance/extradiol dioxygenase family protein → MRAERILETCLYVDDLDAAEAFYTRVLGLALIGQDPARHRFFRCGEGVLLLFNPALTVADGKAPPHGAQGPGHLTFAMAASEAPAWRAWLREQGVAIEREVGWPGGGLSLYFRDPSGNSLELATPSLWFPEA